One Candidatus Poseidoniia archaeon genomic region harbors:
- a CDS encoding YbaK/EbsC family protein codes for MRGVEEVKSYIEENSINGEIIMFKAEQAKTSASAAEHLGCEVAQIAKSIVLKAENPILVILSGDMRVDLKKLSEVIGEKAKLASPEYVS; via the coding sequence GTGAGAGGAGTAGAAGAAGTAAAATCATACATTGAAGAGAATTCCATAAATGGAGAAATCATTATGTTCAAAGCGGAGCAGGCAAAAACGTCAGCTTCTGCTGCTGAACATCTAGGGTGTGAGGTTGCTCAAATTGCCAAAAGCATAGTATTGAAAGCTGAGAATCCAATCCTAGTGATTCTATCTGGAGATATGCGAGTAGATCTGAAGAAACTCTCTGAAGTAATTGGGGAAAAGGCGAAGTTGGCCAGTCCCGAATATGTTTCG